The DNA region GGTATCGAGGAGGTGCTCTCCTCTACACCTTACGTTACGAGCCCCTCGAACACACGTCGCCGTCGAAACGCCTTCGACTACTTCGAGTGGGTCATCTCTCGTCTCCCTCCCGCAGATCCAGCCGGCGAATCTTCCCCGTCGACGTCGTCGGCAACTCGTCGGCGAACTCGATGTATCGGGGGTACTCGTACGCCGCGAGGCGCTCGCGGACCAGTTTCTCGATCTCCTCTCGGAGTTTCTCCTCGTCGGTCGTCTCTCCCGTGGGTTGGACGAACGCCTTGATGGCTTCGCCACGGGTGTCGTCGGGGACGCCGACGACGCCCGCCTGCTCGACGGCCGGGTGCTGGAGGATGGCTTTCTCGACCTCCATGGGGCCGACCCGATAGCCGCTGGTGAGGATGACGTCGTCGGCGCGCGAGACGAACCAGAGATATCCCTCTCCGTCCTGTGTGACGATGTCGTCGGTCAGGAACCACCCGCCGTCGAGTTTTTTCGCCGCCGTCTTCTCGGGCAAGCCCCAGTACTCGTCGAAGAAGAGACGCTCGTCGGCGGGCCGGACGGCCAGTTCGCCGGGTTCGCCCGTCGGGAGTCGCTCGCGGGTCTCCTGGTCGACGACGGCCACGTCGTAGCCCGGCAGCGGTTTCCCCATGCTGCCGGGCTGTGCCTCGAACCAGTTCGAGCTGTTGCCGACGACGAGGTTGAGCTCCGTCTGCCCGTAGAACTCGTTCACCGGCACGTCGTCGAACGTCTCGTCGACCCATTCGAGAATCTCCGGCGTGAGCGGTTCGCCGACCGCCGCGAGCGTCTCCACCGAGAGGTCGTATCGCTCGGTGGGGTCGCCGACGGTCATCAGCATCCGCAGCGCCGTCGGCGGCATGAACGCCTTCGTGACGCCGTGGCGAGCCATTAGGCCGAACACGTCGTCCGGGTCGAAGCCGTCGCGCGGCCAGCCGACGATGGTACAGCCGTGATGCAGCGCCGCGAACAGCGTGCCGCCGAGCGCCGCCCCCCAGGCCCAGTCGGCCGGCGTCCACAGCGTCGCGTCGTGAAGCCCCTGGTCGAAGTAGTTGTAGGCGGCCGCGGCGCGGCCGAGCCACAGCGCGTGGCTGTGGAGGACGCCCTTCGGCGGGCCGGTGCTTCCGCTCGTGTACATGATGGCGCTCGGCGTCTCCGGCGTCGAGTCGTAGGCGTCGATGCCGGTGTCGTGGTCGGCGACGAGTCGGTCGAAGGCGTGCGCGTCGCCGTGGACCTCAGTACCGAGTTCGACGACGTGTTCGAGGTCGGGACACGCGTCGCGAATCTCGTCGATTTCGTCGCGGACCGCGGGGTCGACGACGACGGCTCTGGCACCGCTGTCGACGAGGCGGTATTCGAGGGCGTCCGGCCCGAAGAGGACGGTCAGCGGTACTGACACCGCCCCGAGCTTCCAGTTCGCGAGATGCGTGATCGGGTTCTCGGGCTTCTGCGGGACGACGACGCCGACGCGGTCGCCCGCCTCGATACCCAACTCCGCGAACGCGGCGGCGAGGCGATCCGAGCGGTCGTCGAGGTCGCGAAACGTGTACGTCTCCGACGGCCCGTCGGGGTTCTCGTAGCGGAGCGCGACGCGCTCTGTGTCGTCGTGTTTCCGGAGGAAGTCCGTCGCCGGGTTGTACCGGTCCGGGAGGTTCCACGCGAACTCCCGCCGCGCCTGCTCGTAGCTCTCGTACCGTGGCATGATTTGCCAAACCATACCGGAACTCGGTGGTTGCGAACTTGAGTGTTCGCGAGGAGGTGACTTCGCTCGGTGGCTGTCCGAAAGAGACAGAATATCTCGGCTCTGTCGAACCCCGATCGGTGAGGGTCTGACGAGGCCGTATCGAGTACAGCACGTCCTTCACAGAGATCCCTTCGGGTCGAGTCCGCCAGATGAGTCACTATATCCGGCTTTTAGGTAAATTATTGTATCCGTAGTTAGAGTACTCGATATTGCGTATTCAACAATATAAGCGGAAGTGATTTGGTGGTGGAGCCGAATGGAGACCGTATGGCCTCCAGTCTCTTCGACAAAATGTTCGTACCGATCGCTGGTC from Haloprofundus halobius includes:
- a CDS encoding acyl-CoA synthetase codes for the protein MVWQIMPRYESYEQARREFAWNLPDRYNPATDFLRKHDDTERVALRYENPDGPSETYTFRDLDDRSDRLAAAFAELGIEAGDRVGVVVPQKPENPITHLANWKLGAVSVPLTVLFGPDALEYRLVDSGARAVVVDPAVRDEIDEIRDACPDLEHVVELGTEVHGDAHAFDRLVADHDTGIDAYDSTPETPSAIMYTSGSTGPPKGVLHSHALWLGRAAAAYNYFDQGLHDATLWTPADWAWGAALGGTLFAALHHGCTIVGWPRDGFDPDDVFGLMARHGVTKAFMPPTALRMLMTVGDPTERYDLSVETLAAVGEPLTPEILEWVDETFDDVPVNEFYGQTELNLVVGNSSNWFEAQPGSMGKPLPGYDVAVVDQETRERLPTGEPGELAVRPADERLFFDEYWGLPEKTAAKKLDGGWFLTDDIVTQDGEGYLWFVSRADDVILTSGYRVGPMEVEKAILQHPAVEQAGVVGVPDDTRGEAIKAFVQPTGETTDEEKLREEIEKLVRERLAAYEYPRYIEFADELPTTSTGKIRRLDLREGDER